The Hymenobacter sp. GOD-10R genome includes a window with the following:
- a CDS encoding universal stress protein produces the protein MTPTLLILTDFFASANRALDYAATLAQFMGARLVLLHVQRTSWLDPERLTGKLSDDVSEEATTLALNSLIRDLPVPAVAEIGVGCVEEVVQEAVERHHPILIVLGRPETENTPDELVTTTALNLLRLHACPLLVVPPTATTDTLPQRVLLAADGGRFSLGAHVEPVRKLLKTLQAQLTVVHITESATRHTAERARESVERTGLTRDLPAVRTCHLCQQEPGEGILQAVAEQRGDWLAVIARPHTFIGSLFHRSVTAYVVLHSPVPVLVLPADAHLQETVRQAGNHLLAV, from the coding sequence ATGACTCCAACCTTGCTCATCCTGACTGATTTTTTTGCGAGCGCTAATCGAGCGCTGGACTATGCGGCTACGCTGGCTCAATTCATGGGTGCGCGGCTCGTGCTGTTGCACGTGCAGCGCACCTCTTGGCTCGACCCTGAGCGGCTAACGGGTAAGCTCTCCGACGACGTAAGCGAGGAAGCCACGACGCTTGCTCTGAACAGCCTGATCCGCGACTTGCCGGTGCCGGCCGTAGCTGAGATAGGCGTTGGGTGCGTGGAAGAAGTGGTGCAGGAAGCCGTAGAGCGGCATCACCCCATCTTGATCGTGCTGGGCCGGCCGGAAACCGAGAACACGCCCGACGAACTGGTGACGACCACCGCCCTGAATCTGCTACGCCTGCATGCGTGTCCGTTGCTGGTAGTGCCCCCCACGGCCACCACCGATACACTGCCGCAGCGCGTACTGCTTGCCGCTGATGGCGGCCGGTTCAGCCTAGGTGCTCACGTAGAACCAGTGCGCAAGCTGTTGAAAACCTTGCAAGCGCAGCTAACGGTAGTGCACATCACCGAATCGGCTACCCGGCACACGGCTGAGCGGGCTCGGGAGTCGGTGGAACGCACCGGCCTCACGCGCGACTTACCAGCGGTGCGTACCTGCCACCTGTGCCAGCAGGAACCCGGAGAAGGAATCTTGCAGGCGGTGGCCGAACAAAGGGGCGATTGGCTGGCCGTTATTGCCCGGCCGCACACCTTCATTGGCTCATTATTTCACCGTAGCGTAACGGCGTACGTGGTGTTGCATAGCCCCGTGCCGGTGCTCGTACTGCCCGCCGACGCTCACTTGCAAGAGACCGTACGGCAGGCTGGAAATCACCTGCTGGCCGTGTAG
- a CDS encoding histidine kinase: MKAQQVEQLDDRWLRVSGVAFFVGLSIYTFKAYEHPFSLATVNLLIESVVNSTATWETDRWILRRFQRRYPALQQARKRLLLAIPLCWLCNVLIDWAVMWVVDVTGFRPPYPRAVYLQTITSGLIIAFLITGIQESVYYFSRLLQAEKEKEQLQKENLQTQLDSLKKQVNPHFLFNSLNTLSYLIGEDAERAEEFLDEMCKVYRYLLRNNENELTNLATELQFIRSYFHLLKTRYGDSLHLDLAIEPRYEQSLLPSLTLQLLVENAVKHNVIHKDYPLTVHISTQPNGLLMVRNNLQKKVQHVASNQVGLSNIASKFNLLKQPEIEVMQTDTEFMVTVPLIQANP; the protein is encoded by the coding sequence ATGAAAGCTCAACAAGTAGAACAACTGGATGACCGGTGGCTTCGGGTGAGCGGCGTGGCGTTTTTTGTGGGGCTGTCCATTTACACGTTCAAGGCCTACGAGCACCCGTTCAGCCTCGCTACCGTCAATCTTCTGATCGAATCTGTGGTCAACTCTACCGCCACCTGGGAGACGGACCGCTGGATTCTGAGGCGGTTTCAGCGCCGGTATCCGGCTTTGCAACAAGCTCGGAAGCGCCTGCTCCTAGCTATTCCGCTGTGCTGGCTCTGCAATGTGCTCATCGACTGGGCAGTTATGTGGGTCGTGGACGTAACGGGGTTCCGGCCGCCTTACCCGCGGGCCGTCTATCTGCAAACTATTACCAGCGGCTTGATCATCGCCTTTCTAATAACGGGCATTCAAGAGTCGGTGTACTACTTCTCGCGCTTGCTCCAGGCCGAAAAGGAGAAGGAACAGCTTCAGAAGGAAAATCTACAAACCCAGCTCGATAGCCTCAAAAAGCAGGTCAATCCACACTTCCTGTTCAATAGTCTCAACACCCTCTCCTACCTCATCGGCGAGGATGCGGAGAGGGCTGAGGAGTTTCTGGATGAGATGTGCAAAGTGTACCGCTATCTGCTGCGCAACAACGAAAACGAGCTGACCAACCTCGCGACCGAGCTGCAATTCATCCGCTCCTACTTTCACCTGCTCAAAACCCGCTACGGCGACAGCCTGCACCTCGACCTAGCTATTGAGCCTCGCTACGAGCAAAGCTTGCTGCCCTCACTCACCTTGCAGCTGCTGGTGGAAAACGCGGTGAAGCACAACGTTATCCACAAAGATTATCCACTGACGGTGCACATCAGCACCCAACCCAACGGGCTGCTGATGGTGCGCAACAACCTGCAAAAGAAGGTGCAGCACGTGGCCTCCAACCAAGTGGGCCTCAGCAATATTGCCAGCAAGTTCAACCTGCTGAAACAGCCCGAAATTGAGGTAATGCAGACGGATACCGAGTTCATGGTGACCGTGCCGCTCATTCAAGCCAACCCCTAA
- a CDS encoding LytTR family DNA-binding domain-containing protein yields MKILIVEDEEMAVKKLTKTLTAVEPDAEVVGVAGSIRETVAWLKAHPAPELILMDIELADGQSFQIFEETEVRSTVVFTTSYDEYAIKAFKVNSIDYLLKPIQKEDLRAALDKFSQVKSLYRGHDAAPEPALNVSSLIRELQQLQPKEYRQRFLVQYAQKLVSVETHQIAYFYSDERLNLFKTTDGKKMVVDYSLDELEAMLDPARFFRISRSFLVSIDSVEQIEPYFGNRLALHLRPSLDKEVIVSREKLTPFKTWMGK; encoded by the coding sequence ATGAAAATCCTGATCGTTGAAGACGAAGAAATGGCCGTGAAAAAGCTCACCAAAACCCTGACGGCCGTAGAACCCGACGCGGAAGTGGTGGGCGTGGCCGGCAGCATTCGCGAAACGGTGGCGTGGCTGAAAGCGCACCCGGCGCCCGAGCTGATCCTGATGGACATTGAGCTAGCCGACGGGCAAAGCTTCCAGATTTTTGAGGAAACGGAGGTCAGAAGCACGGTCGTGTTCACCACTTCCTACGACGAATACGCCATTAAAGCGTTCAAGGTCAACAGCATCGACTACCTACTCAAGCCCATTCAGAAGGAAGACTTGCGGGCGGCGCTAGATAAGTTTTCGCAGGTAAAGTCCTTGTACCGGGGCCACGATGCGGCGCCCGAACCGGCCCTAAATGTCAGCAGCCTGATTCGGGAGTTGCAGCAGCTTCAGCCCAAGGAATACCGCCAGCGCTTCCTGGTGCAGTATGCGCAGAAGCTGGTTTCCGTTGAGACCCATCAGATTGCTTACTTCTACAGCGACGAGCGCCTGAACTTATTTAAGACCACCGATGGTAAGAAGATGGTGGTGGATTACTCGCTCGATGAACTGGAAGCCATGCTCGACCCGGCTAGGTTCTTCCGCATCAGCCGGTCGTTCTTGGTTTCCATCGACAGCGTGGAGCAGATCGAGCCGTATTTCGGCAACCGCTTGGCCTTGCACCTCAGACCTAGCCTCGATAAGGAGGTGATTGTAAGTCGGGAGAAACTGACGCCTTTTAAAACCTGGATGGGCAAGTAG
- a CDS encoding CocE/NonD family hydrolase — protein sequence MKRFAALLLLLSLATYVANAQALPRRPYVGIGLQGINDSLQRRYKLPNKNGIFVRDVRAQSSALAAGLQPHDIIVQVDKHELGPEVGPFVSLLKQYRTGDKSTFTVLRDGKKLRKQVVFTAFPQEKSALYEAQYSSVQVGGNQLRTIITKPKGSKQQKFPMVLFIQGVGCFSVDNPLSPAESTNRIIDSLSRHGYATMRVDKTGMGDSKGIPCLESDFQTEANGYKAGLASIQKLDFVDQQNIFITGFSIGGIMAPLVAEGQPVKGVVVYGTASRNFIEYALQNKRNQAQLQQLPYDSITNLMKTYTAALHLLLTEKQTPAQVLAKYPNAKPLISFPQHYTYMQQWQEVNLAAAWKKLNTRVLALRGAADYISYNEDHQLIVDIVNREHPGQATFQLLPNVDHGFVKAKDQQESMRLADAANPERNFEFMNVILRWLDSQRQVQG from the coding sequence ATGAAACGCTTCGCTGCCCTCCTGCTCCTGCTTTCGCTTGCAACGTACGTGGCTAACGCCCAAGCATTACCGCGCCGCCCGTACGTGGGCATTGGCTTACAGGGCATCAACGACAGTCTGCAACGGCGCTACAAGCTGCCCAACAAGAACGGTATTTTCGTCCGCGACGTGCGGGCGCAGTCCTCGGCCCTGGCTGCCGGCTTGCAGCCCCACGACATCATCGTGCAGGTAGATAAGCACGAGCTAGGTCCGGAGGTAGGCCCGTTTGTCAGCCTGCTCAAGCAGTACCGCACCGGCGACAAGAGCACGTTTACGGTGCTGCGCGACGGCAAGAAGCTTCGTAAGCAGGTGGTGTTCACGGCGTTTCCGCAGGAGAAAAGCGCGTTGTACGAGGCCCAGTATTCGTCGGTGCAAGTGGGCGGCAACCAGCTCCGCACCATCATCACCAAACCCAAAGGCAGCAAGCAGCAGAAGTTTCCGATGGTGCTGTTTATTCAGGGCGTGGGCTGCTTTTCCGTCGACAACCCGCTTTCGCCCGCCGAATCCACCAACCGCATCATCGATTCGCTTTCGCGCCACGGCTACGCCACCATGCGCGTCGACAAAACCGGCATGGGCGACAGCAAAGGCATTCCGTGCCTCGAATCGGACTTCCAAACGGAGGCCAACGGCTACAAAGCCGGCCTAGCTTCCATCCAGAAACTCGACTTCGTTGATCAGCAAAACATCTTTATCACCGGCTTCAGCATTGGTGGCATCATGGCGCCTTTGGTGGCCGAGGGGCAACCGGTGAAAGGCGTGGTGGTGTACGGCACGGCCAGCCGCAACTTCATCGAGTACGCCTTGCAGAACAAGCGCAACCAAGCCCAGCTGCAACAGCTGCCCTACGACTCCATCACGAACCTGATGAAGACCTACACGGCGGCCTTGCACCTGCTGCTCACCGAAAAGCAAACGCCCGCCCAGGTGCTGGCTAAGTACCCCAATGCCAAGCCGTTGATTTCCTTTCCGCAGCACTACACCTACATGCAGCAGTGGCAGGAAGTGAACCTAGCCGCCGCCTGGAAAAAGCTCAACACCCGCGTGCTCGCCCTACGCGGCGCGGCCGATTACATCTCCTACAACGAAGACCACCAGCTGATTGTGGACATCGTGAACCGCGAGCATCCCGGCCAAGCCACGTTCCAGCTCCTGCCAAACGTCGACCACGGGTTTGTGAAGGCCAAAGACCAGCAAGAAAGTATGCGCCTCGCCGATGCGGCTAATCCGGAGCGCAATTTCGAATTCATGAACGTGATACTGCGCTGGCTGGATAGTCAGCGCCAAGTGCAAGGCTGA
- a CDS encoding T9SS type A sorting domain-containing protein, translating into MKKTLYHLTFAALSLCATATASAQSLPNGNFENWAERHGAEQPVDWSTTDDWLHELGTPVVTETVSKTTEKHNGSFAVKLENKLLGGLVPVPGMLSVGKVPDFGADELGGIPFTSRPSHFQFHYKQTGTNIAADSAHVVVALTRTVNGQRVVVAGADSLLLAGPSAYTLMRLPLQYQSRLAPDSVFVLFQSAMGENYTAGNALYLDDIAFTSDVTAAHDAKLAAALQVYPNPSTSGLFTLTTQGHDAGFVQASLTVTDAQGRTVLRQAAASTPARTLDLQDQPAGLYLLRLDTPQGVVVRRLVKV; encoded by the coding sequence ATGAAAAAGACTTTGTACCACCTCACCTTTGCCGCGCTGAGCCTCTGCGCGACGGCCACGGCCTCCGCCCAAAGCCTGCCCAACGGGAACTTCGAAAACTGGGCGGAGCGCCACGGCGCCGAGCAACCCGTCGACTGGTCGACGACCGACGACTGGCTGCATGAGCTAGGAACGCCGGTGGTCACCGAAACCGTGAGCAAAACCACTGAGAAGCACAACGGCAGCTTCGCCGTGAAGCTAGAGAATAAGCTACTTGGGGGATTGGTGCCCGTGCCAGGCATGCTTTCGGTGGGCAAAGTACCCGACTTTGGGGCCGATGAGCTAGGTGGTATTCCGTTCACGAGCCGCCCTTCGCACTTCCAGTTTCACTACAAGCAAACCGGCACCAACATCGCTGCCGACTCGGCGCACGTGGTGGTGGCTCTTACGCGCACCGTGAACGGCCAGCGGGTGGTAGTAGCCGGCGCCGACTCCCTGCTGCTGGCCGGACCTAGCGCCTACACCCTCATGCGGTTGCCGCTTCAGTACCAATCTCGGCTAGCGCCCGATTCCGTTTTTGTTCTGTTTCAGTCGGCTATGGGCGAAAACTACACGGCGGGCAATGCGCTCTATCTCGATGACATCGCCTTTACCAGCGACGTGACGGCCGCGCACGATGCGAAGCTAGCCGCCGCCCTCCAGGTGTACCCCAACCCCAGCACGTCGGGCCTATTCACGCTAACCACGCAGGGCCACGACGCTGGCTTTGTCCAAGCGAGCCTCACCGTAACCGACGCGCAAGGCCGCACCGTGTTGCGCCAAGCCGCCGCCAGCACCCCGGCGCGCACCCTCGATTTGCAGGACCAGCCCGCCGGCCTCTACCTGCTGCGCCTCGATACGCCCCAGGGGGTTGTTGTGCGCCGCTTGGTGAAGGTTTAG
- a CDS encoding FISUMP domain-containing protein: protein MKTFVKPLFLLLTPLAFFASSCKDDPAIEPKPEDPITEEPAVIPNTPVTPIPEEMAGTWYADLNEGPLTLNWEQGTFQGEQGFKEFRTMVFAADGKNAVEYTTEVMNSGDEVKRYFYKLTGTLEYKTNPGSLRFHAQSGKMRVFSNKYSGYKESSIIAKDLKSYFSLLVDPEATTFTSATNYLDAKRNDGGNQYSVRYRKVGSGTTPTPSGPLSQPPTTGTYVKIGNLYYPTATIGDLEWTTVNYAGPGGIKDSDKPQYGTFLKFADLPNIQVPAGWRIPTKQDYVKLIKSQGIPYDEYLESTDGEDLQSKRLLGQLMASTGWLKQDGYANNKSGFNAVPANLRVLSGNPHGEGANCLLWTSERQADDTPLAFKIIQLPSDTYARFGGYPVGYNPPHLPVRFVKNK, encoded by the coding sequence ATGAAAACCTTTGTAAAGCCGCTGTTCTTGCTGCTGACTCCCCTTGCCTTCTTTGCTAGCTCCTGCAAAGACGACCCCGCCATCGAGCCTAAACCGGAAGACCCCATTACGGAGGAGCCGGCAGTCATCCCCAACACACCCGTCACGCCCATTCCGGAGGAAATGGCCGGCACCTGGTACGCCGACCTCAACGAGGGCCCGCTGACCCTGAACTGGGAGCAAGGCACCTTCCAGGGTGAGCAGGGTTTCAAGGAGTTCCGCACCATGGTGTTTGCCGCCGACGGCAAAAACGCTGTGGAATACACCACCGAAGTGATGAACTCCGGCGATGAGGTGAAACGCTATTTCTACAAGCTCACCGGCACCTTAGAGTACAAAACCAACCCTGGCTCGTTGCGCTTTCACGCCCAATCAGGCAAGATGCGCGTGTTCAGTAATAAGTACTCGGGCTACAAGGAATCCAGCATCATCGCCAAAGACCTGAAATCGTACTTCAGCCTCTTGGTTGACCCCGAGGCCACCACCTTCACCTCGGCCACCAACTACCTGGATGCCAAGCGCAACGATGGCGGCAACCAGTACTCGGTGCGCTACCGCAAAGTAGGCAGCGGCACCACCCCTACACCCAGCGGGCCCTTGTCGCAGCCGCCGACCACGGGCACTTATGTCAAGATTGGCAACCTCTACTACCCCACCGCCACCATCGGCGACCTAGAGTGGACGACTGTGAACTACGCCGGACCGGGCGGCATCAAGGATTCTGACAAGCCGCAGTACGGCACCTTCCTCAAGTTCGCCGATTTGCCCAACATCCAGGTGCCGGCCGGCTGGCGCATCCCGACCAAGCAGGACTACGTGAAGCTCATCAAGTCGCAGGGCATCCCTTACGACGAGTACCTGGAGTCGACAGATGGGGAAGATCTGCAATCGAAGCGCTTGCTGGGCCAATTGATGGCTAGCACGGGTTGGCTCAAGCAAGACGGCTACGCCAATAATAAGTCGGGCTTCAATGCCGTGCCCGCCAACCTGCGCGTGCTTTCCGGCAACCCGCACGGCGAAGGCGCCAACTGCCTGCTCTGGACCTCCGAACGGCAAGCCGACGACACACCGCTGGCCTTCAAAATCATTCAGCTTCCGAGCGACACCTACGCCCGATTTGGCGGATACCCGGTGGGCTACAATCCGCCCCACTTGCCGGTACGCTTCGTGAAGAATAAGTAA
- a CDS encoding HpcH/HpaI aldolase family protein translates to MHNTLRAKLQQGEPTLGTFVQLGGTTIIECLALASLDYVVLDLEHGPGSVADAGAQILAAERHHLTPLVRIKDNSRASVMNLLDQGAQGLVIPAIKTVEEVRNVVRYGKYAPLGERGFGPSRASAFTYSPELQDLPQYLESCNREILILPQCETRECLDNVEEIVNLAGVDGLFIGPFDLSIALGIPAQFEADVMQAALQRILTACQVAGKFCFVYADRTRARQRLAQGFHSVATSMDTVEVTRAFQLLVRDVREAK, encoded by the coding sequence ATGCACAACACACTTCGCGCAAAATTGCAGCAGGGCGAACCCACCCTAGGCACCTTCGTGCAGCTCGGCGGCACGACCATTATTGAATGCCTCGCCCTAGCCAGCCTCGACTATGTAGTGCTGGACCTGGAACACGGACCTGGAAGCGTAGCGGATGCTGGCGCGCAGATCTTGGCCGCCGAGCGGCACCACCTCACGCCGCTGGTTCGCATCAAGGATAATTCCCGCGCATCGGTGATGAACCTGCTCGATCAAGGCGCGCAGGGGCTTGTTATTCCGGCCATCAAGACCGTGGAGGAGGTCCGCAACGTGGTGCGCTATGGCAAGTACGCGCCGCTCGGCGAGCGAGGCTTTGGCCCGTCGCGGGCCTCAGCCTTCACCTACTCGCCTGAGTTGCAAGACCTGCCGCAATACCTGGAAAGCTGTAATCGGGAAATCCTGATCTTGCCCCAGTGCGAAACGCGCGAGTGCCTAGACAACGTGGAGGAAATAGTGAACCTAGCTGGGGTCGACGGCCTGTTCATTGGCCCGTTTGACCTCTCTATTGCCCTAGGCATACCCGCTCAGTTTGAGGCCGATGTGATGCAAGCGGCGCTCCAACGCATCTTGACCGCGTGCCAAGTGGCCGGCAAGTTCTGCTTCGTCTACGCCGACCGCACCCGGGCGCGGCAGCGGTTGGCGCAAGGCTTTCACAGCGTAGCAACCAGCATGGATACTGTGGAAGTAACCCGTGCTTTCCAGCTGTTGGTCCGCGACGTACGCGAAGCCAAATGA
- a CDS encoding thioredoxin, which produces MPFSQLEPPRQAATTDVLLVLLPPAHGEGKSSQLASTNASLDRLQTLLAPAIRILRINEASHPAVVSSFHATELPAFVFLRQGIELWRHQGLPDDEAIAPLLLRKINS; this is translated from the coding sequence ATGCCCTTCTCCCAACTCGAACCACCGCGGCAAGCTGCTACCACCGACGTGCTGCTCGTGCTGCTGCCCCCGGCCCACGGCGAAGGTAAATCATCGCAGCTCGCCAGCACCAACGCCTCCCTCGACCGCCTGCAAACCTTGCTAGCGCCGGCCATTCGCATTTTGCGCATCAACGAAGCAAGCCACCCGGCCGTGGTGAGCAGCTTCCACGCCACCGAGCTGCCGGCCTTTGTGTTTCTGCGCCAAGGCATTGAGCTGTGGCGTCACCAAGGCTTGCCCGACGACGAAGCCATTGCGCCCCTGCTGCTGCGCAAGATTAATTCCTAA
- a CDS encoding PAS domain-containing sensor histidine kinase translates to MSLAPFTNALTDILFNQAKEFVGIYDVTLGWFVRVNQAGIGLLGYPSEQAFLAEPSRTLRTEPLSDEGWASLQKEVIQNGHYEVEAEINRQNGLAFWGLIELTYFSLEDRPFFLVRLTEQSRLQQAERELAQSVNRFEAVVANATIGIIVCDRQGQIISANHTLNQLFGYKHDELLGQPIEVLVPRSVSSRHEQLRHSFNANPSVRAMGAHSGDLLARRQDGTEFPVEVSLSYFHLDEELYVVSYIVDITFKKNAERELIAQRQRVERLNAELEQKVVDRTHALMTTLEQLEQRTQELTKALAAEQELGELKSRFVSMASHEFRTPLTAVLTSATLIEKYPGSDQQDKRLKHLQRIRASVMHLNDILEEFLSVGRIEEGKIEAKPMRLTIDALLSDTIADVQGLLKARQTIDKEAFCSKPVWLDPSLLRKILVNLLSNAIKYSGEGSVVTVRARCTDQLLTLTVQDQGVGISREDQEHLFERFFRARNVTNIPGTGLGLYIIGRYLELMNGTISLQSELNVGTTVTITIPYENHSAD, encoded by the coding sequence ATGTCTCTTGCTCCGTTTACGAATGCCCTGACCGACATTCTGTTCAACCAAGCCAAAGAGTTCGTCGGTATTTATGACGTGACGCTGGGCTGGTTTGTGCGGGTCAACCAAGCGGGCATTGGGCTGCTAGGGTACCCGTCGGAGCAGGCCTTTTTAGCCGAGCCGAGCCGCACGTTGCGCACCGAGCCGTTGTCGGACGAAGGCTGGGCTAGCTTGCAAAAAGAGGTTATACAGAACGGTCATTACGAAGTAGAAGCGGAAATAAACCGGCAGAATGGCCTAGCCTTTTGGGGGCTGATTGAGCTCACGTACTTCTCGCTGGAAGACCGACCGTTTTTTCTGGTGCGCCTCACCGAGCAAAGCCGCTTGCAGCAAGCCGAGCGGGAGCTGGCCCAAAGCGTCAACCGCTTCGAGGCGGTGGTGGCCAACGCGACCATTGGCATCATTGTGTGCGACCGGCAAGGGCAAATTATTTCAGCCAACCACACCTTGAATCAGCTTTTTGGCTACAAGCACGATGAGCTGTTAGGCCAGCCCATCGAGGTATTGGTACCTAGGTCGGTGAGTAGCCGCCACGAGCAGCTGCGCCATTCTTTCAATGCCAATCCTTCGGTGCGAGCCATGGGCGCCCACAGCGGCGACTTGCTGGCCCGCCGCCAAGACGGCACCGAGTTTCCCGTGGAGGTCAGCCTCAGCTACTTCCACCTCGACGAGGAGCTGTACGTGGTGTCCTACATCGTCGATATCACCTTTAAGAAGAACGCCGAGCGGGAACTGATTGCCCAGCGCCAGCGCGTGGAGCGCCTGAACGCCGAGCTGGAGCAGAAGGTCGTGGACCGCACCCACGCCCTCATGACCACGCTCGAACAGCTCGAACAGCGCACCCAGGAGCTCACCAAAGCCCTGGCCGCCGAGCAAGAGCTAGGGGAGCTGAAATCGAGGTTCGTGTCGATGGCTTCGCACGAGTTTCGCACCCCGCTCACGGCCGTACTAACCTCGGCCACGCTCATCGAGAAATACCCCGGCAGCGACCAGCAAGACAAGCGCCTGAAGCACTTGCAGCGCATTCGCGCCTCGGTGATGCACCTGAATGACATTCTGGAAGAGTTTCTGTCGGTGGGCCGCATTGAGGAAGGGAAGATCGAAGCGAAGCCCATGCGCTTGACCATCGACGCGCTGCTGAGCGACACGATTGCCGATGTGCAAGGCTTGTTAAAAGCTAGGCAGACGATTGATAAAGAGGCTTTCTGTAGCAAACCCGTGTGGCTCGATCCGTCGCTGCTGCGCAAGATCTTGGTCAACCTACTTTCCAATGCCATCAAGTATTCGGGCGAGGGCTCGGTGGTGACGGTGCGAGCTAGGTGCACCGATCAGCTGCTGACCCTGACGGTGCAGGACCAAGGCGTGGGTATCTCCCGCGAAGACCAGGAGCACTTGTTTGAGCGGTTCTTCCGGGCCCGCAACGTGACCAATATTCCGGGTACGGGGCTAGGTCTGTACATCATCGGCCGATACCTGGAATTAATGAACGGCACTATTTCTTTGCAAAGCGAGCTGAACGTGGGCACCACCGTCACCATCACCATTCCCTATGAAAACCATTCTGCTGATTGA
- a CDS encoding response regulator codes for MKTILLIEDNELIRENTAEILELAGYAVVTAENGKLGVEQALAQRPDLVICDIMMPVLDGYGVLNIFNQNPQLAGVPFIFLTAKTERTDMRRGMELGADDYLTKPFDETELLSAVTGRLNRFRHLKPDYDLQAEGLDEFLEDAKQVANLESLSADRKVHVVRKKQDIYVEGDEPTRLYFVKSGRVKTVKTTGAGKELITGIYNPGEFFGYMALLEQTPYSDSAVAVDDSELVYIPKQDFLQLLTRNPEVGQHFIRLLAGRVSEREQQLLDMAYNSIRRRVADTLLRLHEQADLASPTIQLSREDMAAMIGTASESLIRTLSEFKQAGYIEVTPKSIRVLQPEKLRTAHW; via the coding sequence ATGAAAACCATTCTGCTGATTGAAGACAACGAGCTGATTCGCGAAAACACCGCCGAGATTTTGGAGTTAGCGGGCTATGCGGTCGTCACGGCAGAAAACGGCAAGCTAGGCGTAGAACAAGCCCTAGCCCAGCGCCCCGACCTAGTTATCTGCGACATCATGATGCCGGTGCTCGACGGCTACGGCGTGCTGAACATCTTCAACCAAAATCCGCAGCTAGCCGGCGTGCCGTTCATCTTCCTGACGGCCAAAACCGAGCGCACCGACATGCGCCGCGGCATGGAGCTAGGAGCCGACGACTACCTCACCAAGCCCTTCGATGAAACCGAGCTGCTCAGCGCCGTAACGGGTCGCCTGAACCGCTTCCGCCACCTCAAGCCCGACTACGATCTGCAAGCCGAAGGCCTCGATGAGTTCTTGGAAGACGCCAAACAGGTAGCCAACCTAGAAAGCCTGTCGGCCGACCGCAAGGTGCACGTGGTGCGCAAGAAGCAGGACATCTATGTGGAAGGCGACGAGCCGACGCGGCTGTATTTTGTGAAATCGGGCCGGGTAAAAACGGTAAAAACCACCGGCGCCGGCAAGGAGTTGATTACCGGTATCTATAACCCTGGCGAGTTTTTCGGCTACATGGCCTTGCTCGAACAAACGCCCTACAGCGACTCCGCCGTGGCCGTGGACGACTCGGAGCTGGTGTACATTCCGAAGCAGGATTTCCTGCAACTGCTCACGCGCAACCCCGAAGTGGGGCAGCACTTCATTCGCCTGCTAGCCGGGCGCGTGAGCGAGCGGGAGCAGCAGCTGCTCGACATGGCCTACAACTCCATCCGCCGCCGTGTGGCCGACACGCTGCTGCGCCTGCACGAGCAAGCCGACCTAGCTTCGCCCACCATCCAGCTCTCCCGCGAAGACATGGCCGCCATGATCGGCACCGCCTCCGAGTCGCTGATTCGCACCTTGAGCGAGTTCAAGCAGGCGGGCTATATTGAAGTAACGCCGAAAAGCATCCGGGTTTTGCAGCCGGAAAAGCTGCGCACGGCACACTGGTAA
- a CDS encoding group III truncated hemoglobin has translation MTAPLADIQTETDIKTLVDAFYDKVNQDDLLAPIFNGFAHVNWAAHLPAMYDFWSSLLLGTSRYRGRPFPKHLPLPVDATHFQRWLNLFYATVEENFAGPNAEQAKVRALNIATMFEYRIRKYNSLSIL, from the coding sequence ATGACTGCGCCCCTAGCTGATATTCAAACCGAAACCGACATCAAAACGCTGGTCGATGCTTTTTACGATAAAGTAAACCAAGACGACCTGCTGGCGCCCATCTTTAACGGGTTTGCGCACGTCAACTGGGCCGCGCACTTGCCAGCCATGTACGACTTTTGGAGTAGCCTGCTGCTAGGTACCTCGCGCTACCGCGGCCGGCCGTTTCCTAAGCATCTGCCGCTGCCCGTCGATGCCACGCACTTTCAGCGCTGGCTTAACTTGTTCTACGCGACGGTAGAAGAAAACTTCGCCGGCCCCAACGCCGAGCAAGCCAAGGTGCGCGCCCTCAACATCGCCACGATGTTCGAGTACCGCATCCGGAAGTATAACTCACTGTCTATTCTGTAA